The Belonocnema kinseyi isolate 2016_QV_RU_SX_M_011 chromosome 1, B_treatae_v1, whole genome shotgun sequence genomic interval CTTGAGAGTAAAAATGAAACAACTATctatttcttttatcctctcaaCTTTCTGAAGTACACGTTTTGCTCTCATCGAAAACTTGTTTCTCGTTTGCTCTCAACAACCTATGTGAGTCCAATTCACGCTCAAAAAGTTGTAGTTTTCTTTTTCCGCGAAGCCTGCAGGAGCGCCTCTTTTACTTTAACGTGCTCAATCGGCCAATTCTTGAACAATCAGGTGAAAAATGCTATATCAGTGCCCAACAGTTGGCCAAGTTTTGGCCAAAATCGTGGACTCCACTACGTGGAGAAAGAATTGGCAAAACCTGAACTACACGTTTTGTTTATTGGGTTTGTTTCAAATTGTGAAAGtgctcaacattttttaatttaggtcgAAAATATCTTATTAACAAACTTAACCTACATTTTAGATCCcttaaaaaatctatcaaatgcttagggatcgtccataaattacgtaagacgtttttcttttgtttatatcgttgtgtccttctcaacttcacagcaattttatgctcgtctttattcaaacaaaagaagaacgtcttacgtaatttgtgaacgATCCCTTACTCGATTAGACCAATGTTTCAAAAGCTAACGTGGCTACAAGGTTCAGGTAACCACACACACAGACATACAGAAACACAGAAAGCAGACGCCGACAAAATTTTGTGATTTCCGGACTCTGGGTGTGCCAGATCTTTAAGAtccattaaaaaccagagatagaaaatttgtcaATTATATTACACTCCCATGAATGAGAGTGTAAACAGGTTTTACTGTAAACTGAGTTTTTCTCCCcacgaaaaatttcataaaagcttctaaaaattcatttttgctgcCGATATATAAAAAGCTTGCCCGTTTGCCCGCTCTATAGGAGGTAGCAAAGCCTTCTCAATAATTATTACCGATAACTACCTAACTAATCATTTATACAATATtcgaatataaaattgtttatcttcATTCTCGTGCAAAGCTAGTAAAGGGAACCAAACAGAGGTTTCGTCACtggaaaccatttttatttgtcaaTACTCAAGTTTTGGAGAATTATTTCTAACAATACAATATTTCAAACAACTTATTTGTTTTATAACGAATAGATCTTTAATTTGTCTGACTCTTAGTTACTCTGAAGTCCATTCGTGTGATCCCGTATAAGACCCATTGGATAATATGCATCGATCTGAAGCTTTCATGAATCTGCAAAATCTCACTGGGAAATTTCCGATAGCGACTTGTGTATAGACTTTCAAGATGTTTTCGATCCTGATACAAGCTCAATTCCTAGAATGTTTTTACTAGGTAATAATTCGTGCACCATAAAATATACGCCATCTTTATGATCTACGAAGGTATTAAGGTTGTATTTCATACGATCTTCGACAGTTGGAATTATATTCGTAGACAAAAGGCCAACTGAGCGCGGTTTTCCAGCATAATCAGTCCACACCCCAACTTCTTTGTGATTATAAATAAAAGACCTAGTTGGACGATCCTTGCGGCGTGGAAGAAACTTATTTGCTTGTGAaacatttatttctgtaaaaagaaaataaagacttGCGATTTCAACTGAAGATTAAAAAGCAATTTCACAATTAAACACTGTGTAATTCTAAATTGAAGCACTagcattaaaacaattttaatttggaattccaCTATGAGGCGGAAACAACGTATTATAGATAAAAAGCTTGAAACGTccaaaaaatgacagaaaaatatGACATTCATATATTTGCATAGGCCCATCTTGTGTGCAGAGTTATATTCACGTAATCAATTATTTCACCCTAGGCGCCCGTTCCCAAAATTGTTCCATTAGGTTCTACGTGCTCAAAAAATCTTCACTAACCTGTTCCATTCTGGACATGCGTCCTAGATGTATACTGAGATCCCAAAATTTTTCCATTCTCGACGTACACCACAAATTTTACGCCATCTATGTCGACATAACGATGCTCAATATCGTGATGTCTGCAATATTCTTCATTTggaatgatatttttttcatataaaaggcGAACTTCGCGCGGTCTTCCTGAAGGATGAAACCACACTCCAAAGTATTTTTCCTGGTaacgaataattttatttggtGGTTTATTGCTTGGTTTCTTAGCACTTGTGCTAGGTAGGTGAGAATATTGATCGGGTAACCGTGACACGGATGAACTACCTGGATTAAATCCAAAAGAGTGTCTTTCTGTAAAaggaaataaacatttattatttagagAAAAGTTAAATATCAATCTCAAAGCTCAACACGAAACATTTCGAAAGCGAagcactaaaaatgaaaaaattacaaggtggaaatattttttagagaacAATTTAAAACCATAGCTTTTAATAATATCTTATtccaaattaatactttttttaaacaataaataatcttaaaacataattcgtgaaaattaaaaatgttccagaaaagtatgtaaaattaaaattaataaaattaatttgcttactGTAGTATGTgctcaaaattaaacaatatttttgaaaacgacATTCAGAGAGGCTTTTCAAAATTAGGTACTTTGCACGTGTAGGCGTTCACTGATAATGAgaagcaaatttttttctctgtttacgAAGAAAATAATTCGAACATTTATGCAAGTGTCttgtatgaaatataaattacaatgcTTAAAACTTTGCTACATATTATTGGACATTATTCTATCTCCATGAGAGATCATCATCATCTTGATCACTTATCTGATCAAGCAATCATTGGGTATAAACAAATTGACAAGtgtgaaaattcttttatctCCTTAAGTATGCAAtggaaaaatatatctttcatCCCTAAAATCCTATTTGGATAAGTGACCTTGTACGGGTGGTTTCTGTGGCATTTCTCAAGTGCATTCCTTGAGTAATTGTGTCACTAAAGGAATTCGTGTGGTCTTATTATCCCCTGAAATGTTATTTCCTTAAGGATGACAACAGAAATTAAAGTTACGATCCCTCTCATTTTTTTAGAGTAATTCCATTTTGACTGctgtttctttttttagttgcatCTAAGGTATTCCTCACAGGGTGGGAAAAAGGAGCTCTAGATTTTTGTAATATACAGATATATTAGTCCGGATACTTAAGACTGGGACACCCTATATTTATATCGCTGACTCGTAAAAAAACACCCCCATGGGGTCCAACATCCTCACAAATCATACCTCAAAGTGATTTTGATCTGAATTTACTTAAAGGGATGTGACATATTTTTTCATCCGCATCTCagcgaaattgaaaatttttttcagtaatcaagtactttagaaaaaatgaatttttgataagctgaattttcaaggCTTACACAGAGGCTCTCACAGTGTTATCGATCTAAATTCACTTGGAGGGGTGTTAGAAATTTTCTCCCATTATCTTACTcaggaaaatcgaaaaattttacaGTAATCAAGTTTTTTGCACCGAATTATTGCTTAAGCAACTAATAAATAAAGATCGATGTCACTTTGAGggtgaattcataaaaatgttagaaCATCATCCCGGTGGTCACTTAGATCAAAAAATCATTGAGTCCTTGAACTTTATTACTGCaagaaattgtcaattttactaAGTAGAGGGTcgtacaaaatttctaaaacttctcCAATAACGCTGTTGCATTTTAAGTAGTCACTTgttcatttgttttttatgaagttatataaaaaacgaataaaaaataagtcACATCTAAAAACTCAAGTACAGCGTcattgcacccaaccgctcaatttcTGATTTGTTTTCTGAATATGTTTAAACATCATCCCCTTGGTCACAcagatgataaaaaaaatcattgagtc includes:
- the LOC117179577 gene encoding uncharacterized protein LOC117179577 is translated as MGVDVDTALFISSVICYFIDLSSQADPSSKGPRMSVARWRGASHWTNTPLAVGNLDSHLLPILTPYEFSENNGVQRIPSPERHSFGFNPGSSSVSRLPDQYSHLPSTSAKKPSNKPPNKIIRYQEKYFGVWFHPSGRPREVRLLYEKNIIPNEEYCRHHDIEHRYVDIDGVKFVVYVENGKILGSQYTSRTHVQNGTEINVSQANKFLPRRKDRPTRSFIYNHKEVGVWTDYAGKPRSVGLLSTNIIPTVEDRMKYNLNTFVDHKDGVYFMVHELLPSKNILGIELVSGSKTS